One part of the Vogesella sp. LIG4 genome encodes these proteins:
- the gltX gene encoding glutamate--tRNA ligase, protein MIRTRFAPSPTGFLHIGGVRTALFSWAFARKNAGTFVLRIEDTDLERSTPESVKAIMDGMHWVGLDYDEGPFYQTQRFDRYKDVIQQLLASGHAYHCYMSKEELDALRAQQEANGEKPRYNRLWRPEAGKTLPAIPAGVQPVVRFRNPIGGSVVWDDAVKGRIEISNDELDDLIIARPDGSPTYNFCVVVDDWDMNITHVIRGDDHVNNTPRQINILLALGAPLPVYAHLPMILNENGNKMSKRRDAVSVVDYADKGILPEALLNYLARLGWGHGDEEFFNMEQFVEWFSLEAVSPSASRFNHEKFMWLNAQHIKAADNQRLADLIAGRLAAANVATGNGPALADVVALVKERIQDLNALAQEVDYFYAKREPQAADVEKHLPADSRERMLRFADKLAALQSWTAESIHELFKPFCAEEGIKMGQLGMPLRVLVCGTTQTPSVDAVLALIGKDEVLRRLRA, encoded by the coding sequence ATGATCCGCACCCGTTTTGCCCCCAGCCCCACCGGTTTCCTGCACATCGGTGGCGTGCGCACCGCGCTGTTTTCCTGGGCATTTGCCCGCAAGAATGCCGGCACCTTCGTGCTGCGCATCGAAGACACCGACCTGGAGCGCTCCACCCCGGAATCGGTGAAGGCGATCATGGACGGCATGCACTGGGTAGGCCTGGACTACGACGAAGGCCCGTTCTACCAGACCCAGCGCTTCGACCGTTACAAGGACGTGATCCAGCAGCTGCTGGCCAGCGGCCACGCCTACCACTGCTACATGAGCAAGGAAGAGCTGGATGCGCTGCGCGCGCAGCAGGAAGCCAACGGCGAGAAGCCGCGCTACAACCGCCTGTGGCGCCCGGAGGCAGGCAAGACCCTGCCGGCGATTCCGGCCGGCGTGCAGCCGGTGGTGCGCTTCCGCAACCCGATCGGCGGTTCGGTGGTGTGGGACGACGCGGTAAAAGGCCGCATCGAGATCAGCAACGACGAGCTGGACGACCTGATCATCGCCCGCCCGGACGGCAGCCCCACCTACAACTTCTGCGTGGTGGTGGACGACTGGGACATGAACATCACCCACGTGATCCGCGGTGACGACCACGTGAACAACACCCCGCGCCAGATCAACATCCTGCTGGCGCTGGGCGCGCCGCTGCCGGTGTACGCGCATCTGCCGATGATCCTCAACGAGAACGGCAACAAGATGTCCAAGCGCCGCGACGCGGTAAGCGTGGTGGACTACGCCGACAAGGGCATCCTGCCGGAAGCGCTGCTGAACTACCTGGCGCGCCTGGGCTGGGGCCACGGCGACGAGGAATTCTTCAACATGGAGCAGTTCGTGGAATGGTTCAGCCTGGAGGCGGTAAGCCCGTCCGCCAGCCGCTTCAACCACGAAAAATTCATGTGGCTGAACGCGCAGCACATCAAGGCCGCCGACAACCAGCGCCTGGCCGACCTGATCGCCGGCCGCCTGGCTGCGGCCAACGTTGCCACCGGCAATGGCCCGGCACTGGCCGACGTGGTGGCACTGGTGAAGGAACGCATCCAGGACCTGAACGCCCTGGCGCAGGAAGTGGACTACTTCTACGCCAAGCGCGAGCCGCAGGCTGCCGACGTGGAAAAACACCTGCCGGCCGACAGCCGCGAACGCATGCTGCGCTTTGCCGACAAGCTGGCCGCACTGCAGAGCTGGACTGCCGAAAGCATCCACGAGCTGTTCAAGCCGTTCTGCGCCGAGGAAGGCATCAAGATGGGCCAGCTGGGCATGCCGCTGCGCGTGCTGGTATGCGGCACTACCCAGACCCCGTCGGTGGACGCGGTGCTGGCGCTGATCGGCAAGGACGAAGTGCTGCGCCGCCTGCGCGCCTGA
- a CDS encoding EAL domain-containing protein codes for MTGSVTAQSVLTQVGQAVVVPRYVGDSQYEKQNLAPLMQWCEDRQERTVEEARRSCDWRHTRQNSFHFGASKAVYWLSVRLHNGSSASRNVVVDFGVSHEDYLDWYVLDSASGNRLTQGRMGDRLPMQVRSLPTRHQGIPVQVPASRDVELYVRSASFDGWHQLLQPQLLSEKAYLEAEQKEDFANGLIFGGLGAIVIVAFSAYTATRQRSILLYGLALAGLLVYSMAKTSYDLMFLWPNAPGLHSRIVFIVGPLTILLYTALVFDLLKARSHLPRWLWNGLMLWCTLAAVSGLPAVFDHIQWAVYSTLVAAWLTLPVFLTVCWLAIRQVPGAWMMVIAVAAQVVAVLLNALRAMGLLRTVTFDQSVFQMAGLFQALVLAYAMARILIQMRQEKLKAAQQAHEAHTRLRAQEEHELRHDKLTGLPNRLALLEWLRQRMDQQRPFAVIHIGIFDFKAVNDQFGHAGGDYALLELSRRCQALLGPGDMMAKQLSDQFILVLHGMDTIQALSVASQLMQRLTQPIAYAESEIVLRPRMGLAAYPEDGKEAEILLQHAHIAKREAAHLVSHIQTYHSGSDKIFERRNLLLRDLRSAIAGEQFLMVYQPKLNLRTGQVDKAEALLRWDHPQLGRISPVEFIPLVERADASWQLSMWVLERGIAQMAKWRQRGYHIGLALNLSAQDLHHRQLPEQVRKLLESYEVPAAQLTLEITESGIMQNLDSVRLVLAALCELGVTLSIDDFGTGYSSLAMLKQLPVKELKIDRAFVAPLERSSSEQSDDAAIIRSIIGIGHSVGMRVVAEGVETLAVARLLESWQCEYVQGYWLKPPLAADQFIDWLAAGTGHYITELQPALP; via the coding sequence ATGACGGGGTCCGTCACCGCACAGTCGGTGCTGACACAAGTTGGCCAGGCCGTGGTGGTGCCGCGCTATGTCGGCGACAGCCAGTATGAAAAACAGAACCTGGCGCCGCTGATGCAGTGGTGCGAGGACCGGCAGGAGCGGACGGTGGAGGAGGCGCGGCGCAGCTGTGACTGGCGGCATACGCGCCAGAACAGCTTTCATTTCGGCGCCAGCAAGGCGGTCTACTGGCTGAGCGTGCGCCTGCACAATGGCAGTAGTGCCAGCCGCAATGTGGTAGTGGATTTTGGCGTTTCGCACGAGGACTACCTGGACTGGTATGTGCTGGATAGCGCCAGCGGCAACCGGCTGACCCAGGGGCGCATGGGTGATCGTCTGCCCATGCAGGTGAGAAGCCTGCCAACCCGCCATCAGGGCATTCCGGTGCAGGTGCCGGCGTCCCGCGATGTCGAACTCTATGTGCGTAGCGCTTCTTTCGATGGCTGGCACCAGTTGCTGCAGCCGCAACTGCTGTCCGAGAAAGCCTATCTGGAAGCAGAGCAGAAGGAAGACTTTGCCAATGGCCTGATATTCGGTGGGCTGGGCGCCATTGTCATTGTTGCGTTTAGCGCCTACACCGCCACGCGGCAGCGCAGCATCCTGCTGTATGGCCTGGCGCTGGCAGGCCTGCTGGTTTACAGCATGGCCAAGACCTCGTACGACCTGATGTTCCTGTGGCCGAATGCGCCCGGCCTGCATAGCCGCATTGTCTTTATCGTGGGGCCGCTGACCATCCTGCTGTACACCGCGCTGGTGTTCGACCTGCTCAAGGCGCGCAGCCACCTGCCGCGGTGGTTGTGGAACGGGTTGATGCTGTGGTGCACGCTGGCTGCCGTATCGGGGCTGCCTGCGGTGTTTGACCACATCCAGTGGGCGGTATATTCCACGCTGGTGGCAGCATGGCTGACGCTGCCGGTGTTTCTGACTGTCTGCTGGCTGGCTATCCGCCAGGTGCCCGGCGCCTGGATGATGGTGATTGCCGTGGCAGCGCAAGTGGTGGCGGTGCTGCTCAATGCCTTGCGCGCCATGGGCTTGCTGCGCACGGTCACGTTCGACCAGTCGGTGTTCCAGATGGCCGGTCTGTTCCAGGCGCTGGTACTGGCCTATGCGATGGCCAGGATACTGATCCAGATGCGGCAGGAAAAGCTCAAGGCTGCACAGCAGGCGCATGAGGCGCACACCAGGCTGCGGGCGCAGGAGGAACACGAATTGCGGCACGACAAGCTTACCGGTCTGCCCAATCGCCTGGCGCTGCTGGAGTGGCTGCGGCAGCGCATGGATCAGCAACGGCCATTCGCCGTCATCCACATCGGCATCTTCGACTTCAAGGCCGTCAACGATCAGTTTGGCCATGCCGGTGGTGACTATGCCCTGCTGGAGCTGAGCCGGCGTTGCCAGGCGCTGCTGGGGCCGGGCGATATGATGGCCAAGCAGTTGAGCGACCAGTTCATCCTGGTACTGCACGGCATGGATACCATTCAGGCGCTGTCCGTCGCCTCCCAGTTGATGCAGCGCCTGACGCAGCCCATCGCCTACGCTGAATCGGAGATCGTGCTGCGCCCGCGCATGGGGCTTGCCGCTTACCCGGAGGACGGCAAGGAGGCGGAAATCCTGCTGCAGCATGCCCACATCGCCAAGCGGGAGGCGGCACACCTGGTGAGCCACATCCAGACCTACCACAGCGGCAGCGACAAGATTTTCGAACGGCGCAACCTGCTGCTGCGCGATTTGCGCTCCGCCATTGCCGGCGAACAGTTCCTGATGGTGTATCAGCCGAAACTGAACCTGCGCACCGGGCAGGTGGACAAGGCCGAGGCGCTGCTGCGCTGGGATCACCCGCAACTGGGGCGCATCTCGCCGGTGGAGTTCATTCCGCTGGTGGAAAGGGCGGATGCCTCCTGGCAGCTGAGCATGTGGGTGCTGGAGCGCGGCATTGCGCAGATGGCCAAGTGGCGGCAGCGCGGCTACCACATCGGCCTGGCGCTGAACCTGTCGGCACAGGATCTGCACCACCGCCAGTTGCCCGAACAGGTGCGGAAACTGCTGGAAAGCTACGAGGTGCCGGCGGCGCAGTTGACGCTGGAGATCACCGAAAGCGGCATCATGCAGAATCTCGACAGCGTGCGCCTGGTGCTGGCTGCGCTGTGCGAACTGGGGGTAACGCTGTCGATCGACGACTTCGGCACCGGCTACTCTTCGCTGGCCATGCTCAAGCAGCTGCCGGTGAAAGAACTCAAGATCGACCGTGCCTTTGTGGCGCCGCTGGAACGCAGCAGCAGCGAGCAGAGCGACGATGCCGCCATCATCCGCTCCATCATTGGCATCGGCCACAGCGTGGGCATGCGGGTAGTGGCCGAGGGCGTGGAGACCCTTGCCGTGGCCCGCCTGCTGGAAAGCTGGCAGTGCGAGTACGTGCAGGGCTACTGGCTGAAGCCGCCGCTGGCGGCGGACCAGTTCATCGACTGGTTGGCCGCAGGCACCGGGCACTACATCACGGAGTTGCAACCGGCGCTGCCATAG